A genomic segment from Corylus avellana chromosome ca5, CavTom2PMs-1.0 encodes:
- the LOC132183142 gene encoding S-type anion channel SLAH1-like: protein MDDQNQSQPQIEITIDAPNDTEQPHREPLIIIRRSSSLILTKFHGGHFRISLSLCSQALLWKTLGDPIDDAHAFRRVLSILPSNAFLFLWSLAFFTLVSQSTLYILRCFFRFEMVKNEFFHHVGVNYLFAPWISWLLLLQSSRLIAPTTIYYQVFWCASVLPIVVLDVKIYGQWFTKGPWLLSTMANPASQLSVIGNFVGAWAAAQMGWRECALFLFSLGMTHYLVLFVTLYQRLSGSSSLPVMLRPVFFLFIATPSIASLAWESIAGNFDVSSKMLFFLSLFLFMSLVCRPALFKRSMRKFNVAWWAYPFPLTVLALAATKYAQEVRGARAHALMLLLSAVSVLASLALIIVTVITSNNIFSQSPKSTLLKIPNPPA from the exons ATGGATGATCAGAACCAATCCCAACCCCAAATCGAGATCACCATTGATGCACCCAATGACACCGAGCAACCACATCGCGAACCTTTGATCATCATCAGACGATCCTCATCACTCATCTTAACTAAATTTCATGGCGGCCACTTCAGGATTAGCCTCTCTCTCTGCAGCCAGGCCTTGCTGTGGAAGACCCTCGGAGACCCAATCGACGACGCACACGCTTTCCGGCGCGTGCTTTCAATACTACCCTCCAACGCTTTCCTTTTTCTCTGGTCTCTGGCTTTCTTTACATTAGTTTCCCAATCAACTCTTTATATTCTAAGATGTTTTTTCCGCTTTGAAATGGTTAAAAACGAGTTCTTTCACCATGTGGGAGTGAATTACCTGTTTGCTCCATGGATTTCATGGCTCCTCCTGCTCCAATCATCGCGTTTAATTGCTCCGACCACTATCTACTACCAAGTGTTTTGGTGCGCCTCTGTTTTGCCGATTGTTGTGCTGGATGTTAAGATCTACGGCCAGTGGTTCACGAAAGGGCCGTGGCTGTTATCGACGATGGCTAATCCGGCGAGCCAATTATCGGTCATCGGGAACTTCGTGGGGGCTTGGGCGGCGGCGCAAATGGGGTGGAGGGAGTGTGCTCTGTTCTTGTTTTCGCTGGGGATGACGCATTATTTGGTGCTGTTTGTCACGCTATATCAGAGGCTATCTGGGAGCAGCAGCCTTCCGGTAATGCTAAGGCCGGTGTTCTTTTTGTTCATTGCGACTCCAAGCATCGCAAGTTTGGCGTGGGAGTCCATTGCTGGAAACTTCGATGTTTCATCCAAGatgctcttctttctctctctgttcctATTCATGTCCTTG GTTTGTAGACCAGCCCTGTTCAAAAGATCAATGAGGAAGTTCAATGTAGCGTGGTGGGCTTACCCTTTCCCTTTGACGGTCCTGGCACTGGCTGCAACCAAGTATGCTCAGGAGGTGAGGGGCGCCAGAGCGCATGCCTTGATGCTTCTGCTATCAGCAGTCTCAGTTTTGGCGTCTTTGGCCTTGATCATTGTCACTGTAATCACTTCCAATAATATTTTCTCACAAAGTCCCAAGAGCACTCTGCTTAAAATTCCCAATCCTCCTGCTTAA